From a single Sporosarcina oncorhynchi genomic region:
- the fliR gene encoding flagellar biosynthetic protein FliR encodes MEELLPSLAVYLLILTRVTAFIVTVPLFSYRAIPTTQRILFAALLAWFMVYTIDAPDLQIDGTYILLILKEATVGLYIGVIAYIVMSAIQIAGGFIDFQMGFAIANVIDPQTGAQSPLLGQFFNVLAMLLLLTLNAHHMLLDGIFYSYRFVPMDMLWPAFGEERLIEFVARLFMTTFAIAFQMSIPIVATLFLVDLALGITARTVPQLNIFVVGFPIKIGVSFLVLVTMFTVMISMMRKLFEIMMSAMRDLMIILGGG; translated from the coding sequence ATGGAAGAATTATTGCCATCCCTAGCTGTTTACCTGCTCATACTGACTCGAGTCACTGCATTTATCGTTACCGTACCTTTGTTTTCCTATCGCGCTATCCCGACAACACAACGCATATTGTTTGCTGCTCTGTTGGCTTGGTTCATGGTCTATACAATCGATGCACCCGATCTGCAAATTGATGGTACATACATACTTTTGATATTAAAAGAAGCAACAGTCGGCCTATACATAGGCGTGATAGCATACATCGTCATGTCTGCTATCCAGATTGCTGGCGGTTTTATCGATTTTCAGATGGGTTTTGCAATTGCCAACGTCATTGACCCTCAAACAGGTGCACAATCACCTTTGCTCGGTCAATTTTTTAATGTATTGGCTATGTTATTGCTGCTTACATTGAACGCGCATCATATGTTGTTGGATGGTATTTTTTATAGTTACCGCTTTGTTCCAATGGATATGCTTTGGCCGGCGTTCGGTGAAGAAAGGCTGATTGAATTTGTTGCGCGGTTGTTTATGACAACGTTCGCCATCGCTTTTCAAATGTCTATACCAATTGTCGCGACATTGTTTCTTGTCGATTTGGCTTTAGGAATCACTGCAAGAACGGTCCCTCAATTAAACATTTTTGTTGTCGGTTTTCCGATTAAGATTGGCGTGAGTTTTCTCGTGCTAGTGACGATGTTCACCGTCATGATTTCGATGATGCGCAAGTTGTTTGAAATAATGATGTCGGCAATGAGGGATTTGATGATCATCTTAGGGGGTGGCTGA
- the fliQ gene encoding flagellar biosynthesis protein FliQ: MTGEMVITIAERAIWVILLASGPLLIVALVTGLTVSIFQATTQIQEQTLAFVPKIIAVLVGIIFFGPWMLGRVTAFASDIFENLVRYIG; this comes from the coding sequence ATGACGGGCGAAATGGTTATAACGATAGCAGAACGGGCGATATGGGTCATTTTGTTAGCGTCAGGCCCACTATTAATTGTCGCTTTAGTTACTGGTTTGACGGTCAGTATATTTCAAGCGACCACACAGATTCAGGAACAGACATTAGCGTTTGTTCCGAAAATCATAGCAGTACTTGTTGGCATTATATTTTTCGGTCCTTGGATGCTGGGAAGGGTGACAGCTTTCGCTTCAGATATCTTTGAAAACCTAGTCAGGTATATAGGGTGA
- the fliP gene encoding flagellar type III secretion system pore protein FliP (The bacterial flagellar biogenesis protein FliP forms a type III secretion system (T3SS)-type pore required for flagellar assembly.): MNDFVQFFSDSDAANVSTSIKMLLLLTVLSLAPAILILMTSFARIVIVLSFVRTALATQQMPPNQVIVGLALFLTFFVMAPTFQEVNDKALTPLFAEEISLEEAYEEMSGPFKEFMSKHTRQKDLELFIRYNKAEQPEKLEDIPLTMLVPAFALSEIKTAFQMGFMVFIPFLVIDMIVASVLMSMGMMMLPPVMISLPFKILLFVLVDGWYLIIKSLLQSF, translated from the coding sequence ATGAATGATTTCGTCCAGTTTTTTTCGGACAGTGACGCGGCAAACGTATCAACATCCATCAAAATGCTTCTTCTTCTCACTGTTCTTTCGCTTGCACCTGCTATTCTAATTCTAATGACTTCGTTTGCGAGAATTGTCATCGTGCTGTCGTTTGTCAGAACCGCACTAGCGACACAGCAAATGCCTCCAAACCAAGTTATTGTAGGACTAGCGCTGTTTTTAACGTTTTTCGTCATGGCACCTACTTTTCAGGAAGTGAATGATAAAGCGCTCACACCATTATTCGCGGAAGAAATTTCGCTTGAAGAAGCCTATGAAGAGATGAGTGGTCCTTTCAAAGAGTTCATGAGCAAGCATACGAGGCAAAAAGATCTGGAACTGTTCATACGGTACAATAAAGCCGAGCAGCCCGAAAAATTGGAAGATATTCCTTTGACAATGCTCGTTCCTGCTTTCGCTTTAAGTGAAATCAAAACCGCATTTCAGATGGGTTTCATGGTTTTCATCCCATTTCTCGTCATCGACATGATTGTAGCAAGTGTACTAATGTCTATGGGTATGATGATGTTGCCGCCGGTAATGATTTCATTGCCTTTTAAAATTCTGTTGTTTGTTCTTGTGGACGGATGGTATCTCATTATTAAATCATTGCTTCAAAGCTTTTAG
- a CDS encoding flagellar biosynthetic protein FliO, giving the protein MRVAIILTKSLPFILVCLLFFTLPSLVVFAESDNDTFLSDFYKTGKDEKDETPIMEEKDEPAANRSTSEAASGSSWGDYIRMIFAFIFVIALLLALLKFLNRKNRMFEQHRLMKNMGGLSLGQQKSIQLVMIGDTYYLVGVGDEVRLLKEIVDPEEIRQLESYLGEDGINPSSGFVSKIITFISERRNGSSDNQSEQEDFKNIFATRLDELKSERQKHLSRLEEKESRKDE; this is encoded by the coding sequence ATGAGAGTAGCAATTATATTAACGAAGTCATTACCATTCATTCTAGTGTGTTTATTGTTCTTTACATTGCCTTCGCTTGTTGTATTTGCAGAATCCGATAATGATACATTTCTTTCGGATTTTTATAAAACTGGTAAAGATGAGAAGGATGAAACTCCCATAATGGAAGAGAAAGATGAACCGGCTGCCAATCGTTCAACTAGCGAGGCAGCTAGTGGTTCTTCTTGGGGAGATTATATACGGATGATTTTTGCATTTATCTTTGTCATTGCGCTTTTGCTTGCATTATTAAAGTTTTTAAATCGTAAGAACCGGATGTTTGAACAACATCGATTGATGAAAAATATGGGCGGTCTTTCCTTAGGTCAGCAAAAGTCTATACAACTTGTCATGATTGGTGACACTTACTATTTGGTAGGGGTTGGAGATGAAGTCAGGTTGCTGAAAGAAATTGTTGATCCTGAAGAAATCCGTCAATTGGAAAGCTATCTCGGAGAAGATGGAATAAATCCATCATCCGGATTTGTAAGTAAGATTATAACGTTCATTTCAGAGAGAAGAAATGGCTCTTCAGACAATCAGAGTGAACAAGAAGACTTCAAAAATATTTTCGCAACCCGATTGGATGAACTCAAATCAGAACGCCAGAAACACTTAAGCCGATTGGAAGAAAAGGAGAGCAGAAAAGATGAATGA
- a CDS encoding response regulator, which translates to MGKRILIVDDAAFMRMMIKDILTKNSFEVVGEAADGAQAVEKYMELKPDLVTMDITMPEMDGIAALKAIKEKDPSATIIMCSAMGQQAMVIDAIQAGAKDFIVKPFQADRVVEAIQKALG; encoded by the coding sequence ATGGGTAAACGTATTTTAATAGTAGACGACGCGGCTTTTATGCGCATGATGATTAAGGATATTTTGACAAAGAACAGTTTTGAAGTTGTAGGTGAGGCGGCTGACGGTGCACAGGCAGTCGAAAAATATATGGAATTGAAACCTGACCTTGTCACAATGGACATTACAATGCCTGAAATGGATGGAATCGCAGCATTAAAAGCAATCAAGGAAAAAGATCCATCCGCGACAATCATTATGTGTTCAGCGATGGGGCAACAGGCAATGGTTATCGATGCAATCCAGGCGGGGGCAAAAGACTTCATCGTTAAGCCTTTCCAAGCAGACCGAGTTGTCGAAGCGATTCAAAAAGCTTTAGGTTGA
- the fliY gene encoding flagellar motor switch phosphatase FliY, translated as MSDNVLSQEEIEALLRGEPLPSEEAATSSSENNDLQSHLSEMEKDALGEVGNISFGSSATALSSLLGQKVEITTPEITVVNRSLLETEFVHPYVAIQVEYTEGLHGTNLLVIKQSDAAIIADLMLGGDGLAPSEELNEIHLSAVQEAMNQMMGSAATSMSTVFNKKVDISPPSIDLFDIKSEESTEQIPENELMIKVSFDLRVGSLIDSNIMQLFPLEFGKNLVAQLMGMGAEEESAVTMEEAPVEPLSTQQPNYEQRPPQQPQRQQQQEQQYYQEPPMQQQAAPQQMPTRQQQPPVHVQQAQFASFESPSLNPSESNNLNMLLDIPLKVTVELGRTKRSVKEILEMSSGSILELDKLAGEPVDILVNNRHIARGEVVVIDENFGVRITDILSQTERLNNLR; from the coding sequence ATGAGTGATAACGTGCTATCCCAAGAAGAAATCGAAGCATTATTACGTGGAGAACCGCTTCCTTCAGAAGAAGCCGCAACATCGTCCTCTGAGAATAATGATTTACAAAGTCATTTAAGTGAAATGGAAAAAGACGCATTAGGCGAAGTAGGGAATATCTCCTTCGGTAGTTCAGCTACAGCTTTATCTTCCTTATTAGGACAGAAAGTTGAAATTACAACACCTGAAATTACAGTTGTGAACAGAAGTCTGTTGGAAACGGAATTCGTACATCCTTATGTTGCGATTCAAGTGGAATATACAGAAGGCTTACATGGCACGAACCTTCTCGTCATAAAGCAAAGTGACGCGGCTATTATTGCGGATTTAATGCTTGGAGGAGATGGGTTGGCACCAAGTGAAGAATTAAATGAAATCCACTTGAGTGCTGTGCAGGAAGCAATGAATCAGATGATGGGTTCTGCGGCAACGTCGATGTCGACTGTTTTCAATAAGAAAGTCGATATTTCACCACCTTCCATTGATTTATTTGATATTAAAAGCGAAGAAAGCACAGAACAAATTCCTGAAAATGAATTGATGATCAAAGTATCATTCGATTTAAGAGTCGGTTCATTAATTGACTCCAACATTATGCAGTTGTTCCCACTGGAATTCGGAAAGAATTTAGTCGCTCAGTTAATGGGTATGGGGGCAGAGGAGGAATCGGCTGTCACTATGGAGGAAGCCCCTGTTGAACCGCTTTCAACACAACAGCCGAATTATGAACAAAGGCCGCCGCAACAGCCGCAAAGACAGCAACAACAAGAACAACAATACTATCAGGAACCACCGATGCAACAACAGGCAGCTCCTCAGCAGATGCCAACTAGGCAGCAACAACCACCTGTACATGTACAGCAAGCCCAGTTTGCTAGCTTTGAGTCACCGTCGTTAAATCCATCGGAATCCAATAACTTGAATATGTTATTGGATATCCCGTTGAAAGTAACAGTTGAGCTAGGACGGACAAAGCGTTCCGTGAAAGAAATCCTTGAAATGTCGAGCGGTTCCATATTGGAATTGGATAAGCTGGCGGGGGAACCTGTCGATATACTGGTGAATAACCGGCATATTGCGCGTGGAGAAGTTGTTGTCATCGATGAGAATTTCGGTGTGCGCATAACAGATATTTTGAGTCAGACAGAACGTCTAAATAATTTAAGATAG
- the fliM gene encoding flagellar motor switch protein FliM, protein MAGDILSQHEIDALLSAISTGEMSADEMKKEDETKKVKVYDFKRALRFSKDQIRSLTRIHENFARLLTTYFSAQLRTYVQINVASVDQIPFEEFIRSIPNMTLLNIFEVPPLEGNIIMEVNPNVAYSMLDRLMGGVGDGPGKVDNMTEIETKILTNLFERSFDNLREAWSGIIEIDPFLSEMEVNPQFLQMISPNETVVVISFNIMIGESSGMINICIPHVVLEPIVPNLSVRYWMQTNKKEPSPEQSIILEKRLKQTSLAITTELGQGSISVEDFLYLQAGDVISLDTKIDDPLLVKVGDIPKFTAQPGHMRNRMAVQIIDILNGGDEDDE, encoded by the coding sequence ATGGCTGGAGATATTTTATCCCAACATGAAATTGATGCATTATTATCCGCAATCTCAACTGGTGAAATGTCAGCGGATGAGATGAAAAAAGAAGATGAAACAAAAAAGGTCAAAGTCTATGACTTTAAACGTGCTCTTCGATTTTCAAAGGATCAGATCCGAAGTTTAACTCGAATCCATGAAAACTTTGCCAGATTATTAACAACATACTTCTCAGCGCAGTTGCGGACATATGTACAAATCAATGTTGCCTCGGTCGATCAGATTCCATTCGAGGAGTTCATCCGATCGATTCCAAATATGACATTGCTAAATATATTCGAAGTTCCACCACTGGAAGGCAATATCATCATGGAAGTGAATCCGAATGTGGCTTACTCGATGTTGGACCGGTTAATGGGCGGTGTCGGTGATGGTCCGGGGAAAGTGGATAATATGACGGAAATTGAAACAAAGATATTGACCAATCTTTTTGAAAGGTCGTTTGACAATTTACGTGAAGCGTGGTCAGGAATTATTGAAATTGATCCGTTCTTATCAGAAATGGAAGTGAATCCTCAATTTCTGCAGATGATTTCACCGAATGAGACGGTTGTCGTCATTTCATTCAACATTATGATCGGTGAATCGAGTGGGATGATAAATATATGTATTCCACACGTCGTCCTTGAACCGATAGTACCGAACTTGTCAGTACGGTACTGGATGCAGACAAATAAGAAAGAACCGTCACCAGAACAAAGTATCATTTTGGAAAAACGACTTAAGCAAACAAGTTTGGCGATTACAACGGAGCTTGGACAAGGCTCGATATCAGTTGAAGACTTCTTGTATCTTCAGGCGGGAGACGTTATTTCGCTTGATACGAAAATAGATGATCCTCTTCTTGTGAAGGTGGGGGATATTCCAAAATTCACTGCACAGCCCGGCCATATGCGAAATCGGATGGCCGTGCAAATTATTGATATATTGAACGGAGGGGATGAAGATGATGAGTGA
- the fliL gene encoding flagellar basal body-associated protein FliL, which produces MKSKALTIALIVLVVISLLSIIGLVLKLQLSNNSGPSEPKEPTIDEIVEASVDVPEITTNLSGKQYIKISLKIQTSNKKSAEELRKRDFQINNIVIQELSEMTAEDFDGKSGKRAFEEAIKAQLNPLMQQGEIEKVYIVSYIIN; this is translated from the coding sequence ATGAAGAGTAAAGCATTGACTATTGCACTTATCGTATTAGTTGTTATTTCGTTGTTAAGTATTATTGGTCTTGTCCTCAAATTGCAATTGTCCAATAATAGCGGACCTAGTGAACCGAAAGAACCGACAATCGATGAGATTGTAGAAGCTTCTGTCGATGTACCGGAAATCACGACAAATCTTTCAGGAAAGCAGTATATAAAAATTTCCTTGAAGATCCAGACAAGCAATAAAAAATCTGCAGAAGAATTGAGAAAGCGGGATTTTCAAATCAATAATATTGTCATTCAGGAATTGTCTGAAATGACAGCGGAAGATTTTGATGGGAAATCCGGCAAACGCGCATTCGAGGAAGCTATAAAGGCACAGTTAAATCCGCTTATGCAGCAGGGGGAAATTGAAAAAGTGTATATCGTTTCTTACATTATTAATTAA
- a CDS encoding flagellar FlbD family protein, with translation MIQVTRLNGAVYTLNALYIEKVETFPDTTITLTTGSKYVVLEPADVVSQRIINFYQSVQLLSNPHIWGEEDEE, from the coding sequence ATGATCCAAGTAACACGTTTGAACGGTGCGGTTTATACGCTTAATGCACTGTACATAGAAAAAGTGGAGACGTTTCCTGATACGACAATTACGTTGACGACTGGGTCAAAATATGTCGTCCTCGAACCGGCTGATGTCGTTAGCCAACGCATCATTAATTTCTATCAATCAGTTCAATTGTTATCGAATCCGCATATTTGGGGTGAAGAAGATGAAGAGTAA
- the flgG gene encoding flagellar basal body rod protein FlgG gives MLRSMYSGISGLKNFQTKLDVIGNNIANVNTYGFKKGRTIFKDLISQSVAGASGATATRGGVNPKQVGLGAQLSAIDTIHSGGSTQFTGNTLDLAISGDGFFQVADSTGTTPTGFNNVLFTRAGNFYMDNNGYLVNSDGKYLVGVAATPTGTPPVYPVPNANLSPTFNATTNAISIKTGTAENPIKIPTDAKSMSIGKDGTVTFVDNAGVLKWAGQLVISKFPNPGGLEKVGGNYFSSTSNSGDALKGIATTSGLGDIESGFLEMSNVDLSEEFTEMIVAQRGFQANTRIITTSDEILQELVNLKR, from the coding sequence ATGTTAAGATCGATGTACTCAGGAATTTCAGGATTGAAAAACTTCCAAACGAAGTTGGATGTAATTGGTAACAATATTGCGAACGTTAATACTTATGGATTTAAAAAAGGACGAACGATATTTAAGGATTTAATTTCACAGAGTGTTGCAGGAGCATCTGGTGCTACTGCTACACGTGGGGGGGTCAATCCAAAGCAAGTTGGGCTAGGTGCCCAATTATCTGCTATAGATACAATCCATTCTGGGGGATCAACTCAATTTACAGGTAATACATTGGATTTAGCTATATCTGGAGATGGTTTCTTCCAAGTCGCAGATTCAACCGGCACCACACCTACGGGATTTAATAATGTTTTATTCACACGCGCTGGAAACTTCTATATGGACAATAACGGTTATTTAGTTAATTCGGATGGAAAATACTTGGTTGGAGTTGCGGCAACACCAACTGGTACTCCTCCAGTTTACCCTGTACCAAATGCGAATTTATCACCTACTTTTAATGCAACTACTAATGCTATTTCAATTAAAACAGGTACTGCTGAAAATCCGATTAAAATTCCTACTGATGCGAAAAGTATGTCGATTGGAAAAGATGGTACTGTCACTTTTGTCGATAATGCTGGTGTATTAAAGTGGGCAGGTCAATTGGTTATCTCCAAGTTCCCTAACCCGGGAGGATTGGAGAAAGTTGGTGGGAATTACTTTTCAAGTACTTCAAACTCTGGTGATGCATTAAAGGGAATTGCAACTACGTCAGGACTTGGAGATATCGAATCCGGCTTCCTAGAAATGTCCAACGTTGACCTTTCCGAAGAATTCACAGAAATGATCGTTGCTCAACGTGGTTTCCAAGCAAACACAAGAATCATCACAACATCAGACGAAATCTTGCAAGAACTAGTTAACTTGAAACGATAA
- a CDS encoding TIGR02530 family flagellar biosynthesis protein yields the protein MEKLNIHHVPSQTHIRQGQPHKPVQRPQQSFLEQLNKAIQPQELKISKHATDRLKERNIHISEVEWAHISDKVNEAKMKGIKESLVLMDQAALIVSAKNSTVITAMDRKEAKDQLFTNIDGTIVLS from the coding sequence ATGGAGAAACTAAACATCCACCACGTTCCGTCGCAGACGCACATACGCCAAGGACAACCTCATAAACCTGTTCAGCGTCCGCAGCAATCGTTTCTTGAACAACTCAACAAGGCAATTCAGCCGCAAGAGTTGAAAATTAGTAAACATGCAACCGACAGACTGAAAGAACGGAATATCCATATTTCAGAAGTCGAGTGGGCCCACATCTCAGATAAGGTGAACGAGGCGAAAATGAAGGGAATCAAAGAATCGCTTGTACTTATGGATCAAGCAGCACTGATCGTCAGCGCAAAAAATTCCACAGTCATAACAGCGATGGATCGCAAGGAAGCGAAAGATCAACTATTTACAAATATCGACGGCACAATCGTGCTCAGCTAA
- the flgD gene encoding flagellar hook assembly protein FlgD, producing MPEVQKTITDSMYLVNKQRDQRQTGPDTMGKDAFMKILIAQLTNQDPTNPMKDNEFIAQMAQFSSLEQTMNLAKAFDKFAEAQNQTQLIQYNQFVGKSVKWHEVSDKKDEAGKPIINEGTGIIQSAKFVNGSVVFTMEDGKELTPGNISEVLSGSSGANSLVEASQLIGKTVGYMDGEDEKTGTVISVSNKEGKLQYILEDGTRIDGKSFTSISQ from the coding sequence ATGCCAGAAGTCCAAAAAACGATTACAGACTCGATGTATCTCGTCAATAAACAGCGCGATCAACGGCAAACAGGACCAGATACGATGGGGAAAGACGCTTTCATGAAAATACTGATCGCTCAACTGACAAATCAAGATCCAACTAATCCGATGAAGGATAACGAATTCATCGCACAGATGGCTCAATTTTCTTCCTTAGAACAGACGATGAACTTGGCGAAAGCATTTGATAAGTTTGCGGAAGCACAAAACCAAACGCAATTGATTCAATATAATCAATTTGTAGGGAAAAGTGTCAAATGGCATGAAGTGAGCGACAAAAAAGATGAAGCAGGTAAACCAATCATTAATGAAGGAACAGGCATTATCCAATCAGCGAAGTTCGTGAACGGATCTGTCGTATTCACAATGGAAGACGGCAAGGAATTAACACCAGGCAATATATCTGAAGTACTTTCAGGTTCAAGTGGTGCGAATAGTCTAGTAGAAGCAAGCCAGCTAATCGGTAAGACGGTAGGGTATATGGATGGTGAAGACGAAAAAACTGGAACAGTCATTTCTGTTTCAAACAAAGAAGGAAAGTTGCAATATATTTTAGAGGATGGTACAAGAATTGACGGAAAGTCATTTACGTCGATAAGCCAATAA
- a CDS encoding flagellar hook-length control protein FliK, with product MNIAAMQSMMGLGTQSPISAGQKTDTSMQSFGNVFAGMTMKAEPMGQILNEEIVQVPLEMIQQLFAAKTPEELEQALQQIPGYENVEFSKEMHTISGKLNLTDFATMLSIDPEKLLESLKSVLEKTGLVEDEIDELNSLTDVWSLLTVFEDRGMNFYQQLFDSMEGSSSQNQSINLLALLKATELIAPKVDMTLSMEQKMFSFQSMLQSASEQIQQLTLTATNGKQNVLPFMQQQQNLRVVVQADTSSSNADENATQKQPETTSHLTSSPNTAITQTRAEFSIPQTDSAGSSRSEALMREMQMLFKRSNFGQVGGSTRMLIKLYPEHLGQIRIELHETNGVLSARILASTALAKGMLDSQMHQLRNALAQQNLQVERIDVTQSIQETSKNDREQAFNEQFKREQQEESNKDNSQTEEEMTFDEFMIELEV from the coding sequence GTGAATATCGCAGCGATGCAATCCATGATGGGATTAGGCACCCAATCGCCAATAAGCGCTGGTCAAAAAACCGATACTTCAATGCAATCATTCGGTAATGTCTTTGCTGGCATGACAATGAAAGCTGAACCAATGGGGCAGATTCTGAATGAAGAAATCGTACAAGTTCCACTCGAAATGATCCAACAACTATTTGCTGCTAAAACACCTGAAGAGCTAGAGCAGGCATTACAACAAATTCCTGGATATGAAAATGTCGAGTTTTCAAAAGAAATGCATACGATTAGTGGAAAGCTCAATTTAACAGACTTTGCAACAATGCTATCTATTGACCCTGAAAAATTATTGGAGTCTTTGAAGAGTGTTTTAGAAAAAACCGGTCTAGTTGAGGATGAAATAGATGAACTAAATAGTTTAACTGATGTTTGGTCACTGTTAACGGTGTTTGAAGATCGAGGTATGAATTTCTACCAACAACTATTCGATTCGATGGAAGGTTCTTCTAGTCAAAATCAATCCATTAACTTATTGGCACTTCTTAAGGCTACGGAGTTAATAGCACCTAAAGTAGATATGACATTGTCGATGGAACAGAAAATGTTCAGTTTTCAATCGATGCTGCAAAGTGCTTCTGAGCAAATCCAACAACTTACTTTGACAGCGACTAATGGTAAACAGAATGTACTTCCATTCATGCAGCAACAACAAAACTTAAGAGTCGTTGTTCAAGCCGATACATCCTCATCGAATGCAGATGAAAATGCAACTCAAAAGCAGCCTGAAACAACAAGTCATCTAACGAGTAGTCCGAATACAGCTATTACGCAGACAAGAGCGGAATTTTCCATCCCACAAACTGACAGCGCCGGTTCCTCACGCAGTGAAGCATTGATGCGTGAAATGCAGATGCTTTTCAAAAGATCGAATTTTGGACAAGTAGGTGGATCTACTAGGATGCTTATCAAGCTCTATCCAGAACATCTTGGACAAATCCGTATCGAATTACACGAAACAAACGGTGTCCTTTCAGCTAGAATACTAGCTTCAACAGCTTTAGCAAAAGGGATGCTTGATAGTCAAATGCACCAATTAAGAAATGCATTAGCTCAACAAAACTTGCAAGTTGAACGTATTGACGTGACACAGTCCATCCAAGAAACGTCAAAAAATGATCGCGAACAAGCTTTCAACGAACAGTTCAAGCGTGAGCAACAAGAAGAGTCCAATAAGGACAATAGTCAAACAGAAGAAGAAATGACGTTTGACGAATTTATGATTGAATTGGAGGTGTAG
- a CDS encoding MotE family protein: MAKKSDQLKIEKKKGTRVFQDLLLWTLIPLLFTTMVLLVIAYVADINVFDKAKEFTQTLPFVDKEKDDEDSTEDLAMGERVVTLQAEIQEKEAALYKLQEELDKSNIEKQDLLTEQQNLLNEIELLKVQKDDSKRDMKEIISTFEKMSPKSAAPVISKMSDAEAIQILASLKPDTLAPILEKMSVEDAAKYTSLMTK; encoded by the coding sequence GTGGCGAAAAAGTCCGATCAATTGAAAATAGAAAAGAAAAAAGGTACTCGTGTCTTTCAAGACTTATTACTTTGGACACTCATTCCTTTATTGTTCACAACTATGGTGTTACTTGTAATTGCCTACGTTGCAGATATAAACGTTTTTGACAAAGCGAAGGAATTTACGCAAACTCTTCCTTTCGTCGACAAAGAAAAAGACGACGAAGATAGTACTGAAGATCTTGCAATGGGAGAACGTGTTGTCACGCTGCAAGCAGAAATACAGGAAAAAGAAGCGGCGCTTTACAAACTTCAAGAAGAACTTGATAAATCCAATATTGAAAAGCAGGATTTACTGACTGAACAGCAAAATCTTTTGAATGAAATCGAACTCTTGAAAGTACAAAAGGACGATTCCAAACGTGATATGAAAGAAATTATTTCCACGTTCGAAAAGATGTCACCAAAATCCGCAGCGCCTGTTATCTCCAAAATGAGCGATGCAGAAGCGATTCAGATACTTGCTAGCTTGAAACCAGACACACTTGCACCGATATTAGAGAAGATGTCTGTCGAGGATGCGGCAAAGTATACTAGTCTTATGACGAAATAA
- the fliJ gene encoding flagellar export protein FliJ, with protein MKPYQYRFEKVLNFREQEKTDTEMEFKKSVESFEAVANELYEVLKKKEDVTDKHQQKLAEGFFITDIHQFAHFIDSLEKRIDTLQQSVIKARSKMNWYEEKLLEKSIEVKKYEKMKEKDKEHYRTEMEQIESTMLDELSTLKFHRRETGW; from the coding sequence TTGAAACCCTATCAATATCGATTCGAAAAAGTGCTCAATTTCCGCGAACAGGAAAAAACGGATACGGAAATGGAGTTTAAGAAGTCTGTGGAGTCTTTTGAAGCCGTCGCAAACGAACTGTATGAGGTGCTGAAGAAGAAAGAAGATGTAACTGACAAGCACCAGCAAAAGCTTGCGGAGGGATTCTTCATTACGGATATTCATCAGTTCGCCCATTTCATCGACAGTCTGGAAAAGCGTATCGACACACTCCAACAATCTGTCATCAAAGCTCGTTCGAAAATGAATTGGTATGAAGAGAAACTATTGGAAAAGTCGATTGAAGTGAAGAAGTACGAAAAAATGAAAGAAAAAGACAAAGAGCATTATCGAACGGAAATGGAACAGATAGAATCGACTATGCTAGACGAATTGTCTACATTAAAGTTCCATAGAAGAGAAACAGGGTGGTAA